The following proteins come from a genomic window of Rhizobium sp. 007:
- a CDS encoding ABC transporter substrate-binding protein, with protein MTIRWKSIGLAAFAAALTLSASYAEAAGVLTIGRREDSTTFDPIKTAQNIDNWVFSNVYDVLVRVDKAGTKLEPGLAESWTTSDDGLTYTFKIRDAKFSDGAPLTAEDAVFSLLRIRDDEGSLWSDSYKVIDTAVATDPRTLTIKLKNPSAPFLSTLALPNASVISKAGMESLGADAYAEKPIASGAFTVEEWRRGDRIILKKNPNFWQADRVKLDGVEWISVPDDNTRMLNVEAGELDAAIFVPFSRVEELKKDPNLNVLTDPSTREDHLLINHAHGDLGKKEVRQALDMAIDKKAIVDAVTFGQGTIANSYIPKGALYHYAANLQRPYDPEKAKQMLADAGVSNLTLTYLLRAGDEVDEQTAVLIQQQLAKAGITANLQKVDPSQEWDMTVNGDYDISVNYWTNDILDPDQKTTFVLGHDSNNNYMTNYKSDAVKDLVAKARQELDPAKRAQMYFDLQKMAKEDVNWIDLYYSPYINVARKNVENFYQNPLGRFFLEDTVKNQ; from the coding sequence ATGACAATCAGGTGGAAATCTATCGGGCTTGCTGCCTTCGCCGCTGCCCTCACCCTCAGCGCCAGCTATGCGGAAGCGGCCGGCGTTCTGACGATCGGCCGCCGCGAGGATTCGACGACATTCGACCCGATCAAGACGGCGCAGAACATCGACAACTGGGTCTTCTCGAACGTCTATGACGTGCTGGTGCGGGTCGACAAGGCCGGCACCAAGCTGGAGCCTGGCCTTGCCGAAAGCTGGACCACCTCGGATGACGGCCTGACCTATACATTCAAGATCCGCGATGCAAAATTCTCGGACGGAGCGCCGCTGACGGCCGAAGATGCCGTCTTCAGCCTCCTGCGCATTCGCGACGACGAAGGCTCGCTCTGGAGCGATTCCTACAAGGTGATCGACACTGCGGTCGCGACCGATCCGCGCACGCTGACCATCAAGCTGAAGAACCCCTCCGCGCCATTCCTTTCAACGCTCGCGCTTCCGAACGCCTCGGTCATCTCCAAGGCGGGCATGGAATCCCTGGGCGCTGACGCTTATGCCGAAAAGCCGATCGCTTCCGGCGCTTTCACCGTGGAGGAATGGCGACGCGGTGACCGCATCATCCTCAAGAAAAACCCGAATTTCTGGCAGGCGGATCGGGTGAAGCTCGACGGAGTCGAGTGGATCTCGGTACCTGACGACAATACCCGCATGTTAAACGTTGAGGCGGGGGAACTGGATGCGGCGATTTTCGTGCCTTTCTCTCGCGTCGAGGAACTGAAGAAGGATCCGAACCTCAACGTGCTCACCGATCCCTCGACCCGCGAGGACCATCTGCTGATCAACCACGCCCATGGCGACCTCGGCAAGAAGGAAGTGCGCCAGGCGCTCGACATGGCGATCGACAAGAAGGCGATCGTTGATGCCGTCACGTTCGGACAGGGTACGATCGCTAATTCCTACATTCCGAAGGGGGCGCTCTATCACTATGCCGCCAACCTGCAGCGGCCCTATGACCCGGAAAAAGCCAAGCAAATGCTGGCGGATGCCGGCGTCTCCAACCTGACGCTCACTTATCTGCTGCGTGCCGGCGATGAAGTGGATGAGCAGACGGCCGTGTTGATCCAGCAGCAGCTCGCCAAGGCCGGCATTACCGCCAATCTTCAGAAGGTCGATCCCAGCCAGGAATGGGATATGACTGTCAACGGCGACTACGATATTTCGGTCAACTACTGGACCAACGACATTCTCGACCCGGACCAAAAGACGACCTTCGTTCTCGGCCACGACTCCAATAACAACTACATGACCAACTACAAGAGTGATGCGGTGAAGGACCTCGTCGCCAAGGCGCGTCAGGAACTGGATCCGGCCAAGCGCGCGCAGATGTATTTCGATCTGCAGAAGATGGCCAAGGAAGACGTGAACTGGATCGACCTCTACTACAGCCCCTACATCAACGTCGCGCGCAAGAACGTTGAGAATTTTTACCAGAACCCGCTTGGCCGGTTCTTCCTGGAAGACACCGTGAAGAACCAGTAG
- a CDS encoding ABC transporter permease — translation MSVDTLSSGSVGWRTIFSKHLMLVTGAGILLFFVLLATGAPVLAPYDPILQNGDARLQAPSLLHPFGTDNFGRDVLSRVIWGTRIDLQIALIGVAFPFLIGTAVGTIAGFFGGIVDALFMRLVDIILAFPFLVLMLSIIAILGPGLGSFYLAMALVGWVSYARLIRAQILVLKNSDYAMAAVSLGFSRMRIMFRHLLPNAIAGSIVFAMSDAVLVLLSGAAVSYLGLGVQPPVAEWGVMVAEGQSFVTTAWWITLFPGLSIVCLAFGFSMLGDAFGERLGVHE, via the coding sequence ATGAGCGTCGATACCCTGTCTTCAGGCTCCGTCGGCTGGCGGACGATCTTCAGCAAGCACTTGATGCTTGTGACCGGCGCCGGCATCTTGCTGTTCTTCGTCCTGCTGGCGACAGGCGCGCCGGTTCTGGCACCCTATGACCCAATCCTTCAGAACGGCGATGCCCGCCTGCAGGCGCCTTCGCTGCTTCATCCGTTCGGTACGGATAATTTCGGCCGCGACGTGCTTTCCCGCGTCATCTGGGGCACGCGGATCGACCTGCAGATCGCGCTGATCGGCGTCGCTTTCCCCTTTCTCATCGGCACCGCTGTTGGCACCATCGCCGGCTTTTTCGGTGGCATCGTTGATGCGCTGTTCATGCGGCTCGTGGATATCATCCTCGCCTTTCCCTTCCTGGTGTTGATGCTATCGATCATCGCCATCCTCGGACCGGGGCTCGGCAGCTTTTACCTCGCCATGGCACTGGTCGGCTGGGTTTCCTATGCCAGGCTGATCCGGGCGCAGATTCTGGTGCTCAAGAACAGCGACTATGCGATGGCCGCCGTCAGCCTCGGCTTTTCGCGGATGCGCATCATGTTCCGACACCTGCTGCCGAATGCGATTGCCGGCTCGATCGTCTTTGCGATGTCGGATGCGGTGTTGGTGCTGCTCAGCGGCGCGGCCGTCAGCTATCTCGGCCTCGGTGTGCAGCCGCCGGTCGCCGAATGGGGTGTTATGGTGGCGGAGGGCCAGAGTTTTGTCACCACGGCCTGGTGGATCACGCTGTTTCCTGGGCTTTCCATCGTCTGCCTCGCTTTCGGCTTCAGCATGCTCGGCGATGCGTTCGGCGAACGGCTCGGAGTGCACGAATGA
- a CDS encoding ABC transporter ATP-binding protein produces MSASVLSVRDLTVKAHLDSGVRILLDAVSLDLAKGEILGLVGESGSGKSLFCRSLVRLLPSSRLTIERGIVLLEGRDLTAVSDAEMLSVRGSEIGMIFQNPTSHLDPVMRIGDQIAEGIRYHQDLNGRDARAAAVEILAQVGFPDPVRHFDSYPHEFSGGMRQRAMIGVALSCNPKILIADEPTTALDVTIQAQILNLLMDLRDKRGLSIILITHDLGIVARTCDRIAVMRGGRLLEEGPKRAILSRPKDPYTINLIQSHPSMPEIGVSAGSETARSAGALKPLLEIDDLHVRFPSGGRLLKGAAAKTVNAVSGVSLQIMPGETVGIVGESGSGKSTLARAVLGLTPISSGHVSFDGIDLTQQRRAGLAKLRRETAMVFQDPFNALNPRLTIGQTLAEVLTVQATVAKLDIPARIGELLDLVGLDREFAHRKPRSMSGGQCQRAGIARALAVNPKMIVADECVAALDVTIQAQIIGLFRDLAAKMDLTLIFIAHDLAIVRHLCTRTVVMYRGEVVEEGPSEEVFSRPKHAYTAALIAAIPDIDPDKPRFKGVEPTPGEPIQSIKCMP; encoded by the coding sequence ATGAGCGCGTCCGTTCTTTCCGTCCGCGACCTGACCGTCAAAGCGCATCTCGACAGCGGGGTCCGCATTCTGCTCGATGCCGTGTCGCTTGATCTCGCAAAAGGCGAAATTCTGGGTCTCGTCGGCGAAAGCGGCTCCGGCAAGAGCCTGTTCTGCCGCTCGCTCGTCCGCCTCCTGCCCTCCTCGCGACTAACGATCGAGAGAGGCATCGTGCTTCTGGAGGGCCGTGATCTCACCGCCGTCAGCGATGCTGAGATGCTGAGCGTGCGCGGCAGCGAAATCGGCATGATCTTCCAGAACCCCACCAGCCATCTCGACCCAGTCATGCGCATAGGCGACCAGATCGCAGAAGGCATCCGCTATCACCAGGACCTCAATGGGCGCGATGCGCGCGCGGCCGCCGTCGAGATCCTGGCGCAGGTCGGCTTTCCGGATCCAGTTCGGCACTTTGACAGCTATCCGCACGAATTTTCGGGCGGCATGCGCCAGCGCGCGATGATCGGCGTGGCGCTTTCCTGCAATCCGAAAATCCTGATCGCCGACGAGCCGACGACGGCGCTCGACGTGACCATCCAGGCACAAATTCTCAACCTTCTGATGGATCTGCGCGATAAGCGCGGGCTGTCCATCATTCTCATCACCCACGATCTCGGCATCGTGGCACGGACGTGCGACCGTATCGCCGTTATGCGTGGTGGCAGGCTGCTGGAGGAAGGCCCGAAGCGGGCGATCCTCTCCCGCCCGAAAGACCCCTACACGATCAATCTGATCCAAAGCCATCCGTCCATGCCAGAGATTGGCGTCTCCGCCGGGAGCGAGACCGCGCGCTCGGCAGGAGCGTTGAAGCCGCTTCTTGAGATCGACGACTTGCACGTGCGCTTTCCTTCCGGCGGCAGGCTCTTGAAAGGAGCTGCCGCCAAGACCGTCAACGCGGTTTCCGGCGTCAGCCTGCAGATCATGCCGGGCGAGACGGTCGGCATCGTCGGCGAATCCGGTAGCGGCAAGAGCACGCTTGCCCGCGCCGTCCTCGGCCTGACGCCGATCTCTTCCGGCCATGTCAGTTTCGACGGCATCGACCTTACCCAGCAGAGGAGGGCGGGACTGGCTAAGCTGCGGCGGGAGACGGCGATGGTCTTCCAGGACCCGTTCAACGCGCTGAACCCGCGGTTGACGATCGGCCAGACGCTGGCTGAGGTGCTGACGGTGCAGGCCACGGTCGCCAAACTCGACATTCCAGCACGCATCGGCGAATTGCTCGACCTCGTCGGGCTCGACCGCGAATTCGCACACCGAAAGCCGCGCAGCATGAGCGGCGGCCAATGCCAACGGGCCGGCATTGCGCGGGCACTGGCTGTAAATCCCAAGATGATCGTCGCCGATGAATGCGTGGCGGCGCTAGACGTGACCATCCAGGCGCAGATCATCGGCCTGTTCCGGGATCTGGCGGCCAAGATGGACCTGACGTTGATCTTCATTGCCCATGACCTGGCGATTGTGCGCCATCTCTGCACACGCACCGTCGTCATGTACCGCGGCGAGGTGGTCGAGGAGGGGCCGTCCGAAGAGGTTTTTTCGCGGCCGAAGCATGCCTATACCGCCGCGCTGATCGCGGCGATCCCAGATATCGATCCGGATAAGCCTCGGTTCAAAGGTGTCGAGCCGACACCGGGCGAACCGATCCAATCCATCAAATGCATGCCATAA